The window TTGAGCTACCGCGCTCCGAGTCTGAATATGAAGCCCTGGTCCCGGCGGGCCTGGTACTGACCGGTGGTAGCTCTAACCTGTCCGGCATAGATATACTGGGCCGGGATATATTGCGTCTCCCGGTCAGAGTGGGTTCCCCAAATAACATTTACGGGATTACTGATGCTCTTTGTAATCCAGCCTATGCTACCAGTGTCGGTCTCCTGCTCTGGGGAGCCAAACACCAGGGTGAGCAGGGCGGGAAATTCAGGGGCTTCGGTGGCGGCTGGCGGCGTTTGGTTTCCCGTGTCTTTCAACTATTTGGTTAGACAGTGATACGTGAATAAAAATTAGAAAATAAAACAAAGTAAGTAAGGAGGAAAGGAGGAGAATATGGCGAGAGCAAGTTTCGTTCCTAATCCGGCTAAAATTAAGGTTATCGGGCTGGGTGGTGGCGGTTGTAACGCGATAACCCGTATGGTTCAAGAAGAGATTCATGGTGTTGAGTTCATTGCCATGAATACTGATGCCCAGGCGATGGCACTGACCGAAGCGCCAATTCGGATTCAACTCGGGGAGAAGCTAACCAAGGGACTGGGTGTGGGTGGTGACAATCAGTTTGGGCACAAAGCGGCTGAGGAGAGCCGTGACGAGCTTAAGGAAGCTGTCGCCGGGGCTGATATGGTTTTTGTCACTGCCGGTATGGGTGGCGGCACCGGGACCGGCGCGGCTCCCGTGGTCGCGGAAATAGCCAAGCAGAGCGGGGCTCTCACAATTGCGGTGGTTACCAAGCCATTTAGCTTCGAGGGAACACACCGCTGTAAGGTTGCCGAAGAAGGCATCGCCGAATTACTGACCAAGGTTGACACGCTTATTATTATACCCAATGACCGTCTGCTTGACCTCTGCGACCATAAGACAGGGGTGGATAATGCCTTTAAGATGGCTGATGATGTGCTCAGACATGGTGTCCAGGCTATCTCCGAGGTTATTACCGTTCCCGGAGTTATTAATCTTGATTTTGCGGATGTTAAAGCGGTGATGAAAGATGCCGGTCCGGCCTGGATGTCCATCGGCAGGGGTTCAGGTCAAAACCGGGCCGTAGATGCCGCCAAAGACGCCCTGGCCAGTCCGTTGCTGGATGTTTCTGCCGGAGGGTCCAAGGGTGTTCTCTTCAATATTGTTGGTGGTACAAATCTCACCCTGTTTGAGGTTAATGAGGCGGCAGAAGTGATCAAAGCGGCGGTCGACCCTGACGCTAATATCATTTTCGGGGTTGGTCATGACCCTTCAATGGATAAAGACCTCAAGATCACCTTGATTGCTACGGGCTTTATCAACAAAAATGGAATGGCCGGTCTGAATAAGGAAAAGGAGATCAAAGAATTCCTCAGCGGTCTGCGCGGGAGCGAGGACCAGCTGGATGTCCCATCTTTCCTGCGCCGTCCTATGTTCGACCAGCGCCGTCAGATGGTGCCTTCACCGGCTAAACAGACAAAAGCGCCGCAGCAAAGCCCATTTCTTTAGAATTCCACATTAAATTTAGTGCCCCCTCCTTTGAGAAGGCTGTAGAGTCCCCAAACTCTACAGCCTTCTTGTTTAGGCAGGGTTCCCAATAAAGTCAGGAGATGCTGTTCCGCAATGGGGCAGGGATATCTGAAAATCAGGCGGTGATGAGATAGATAGAGATGACGATGGCTTCCATCGTCATGGTGAGGGGCAGCAGGTAGCGATACATCCTGGCCAGGTTAGCCTGGAAATACGCCGCGGAGAGGATAAAGCACAGGTGCAGGGGGGAGAGCAGCAGGCCCATCATGCCGCTAACGTAAGCGGTCAGCAGGGCGTAGGTATTGAGTCCTGAGTCTGTAAGAATGTAGGGAATCAGCAGGGGCAGGGTAATGCCGGCAAAGGCCATGCTGATGCCGGTGGCCAGACCGATGAGCAGAGGTAACGCTACCAGCATAACCGCCGCTGGCAGCCCGATGGTTTGCATATCGGTGATGAGTACGCTGGCCGCTCCCGAGCTTTCTATCGTCGCTTTATAGAGCATTATGGCGTAGAGCATGAAGAGGATTTTAACGTCTGCTCCATACTTTAGAGACTTTCTTAATTCAGGCCAGTTAGCTCTCTGCTGCACCGCCAGGAGTAGCAGCGTCAGTGGAAAGGCGAGCATTGCATCCATTCCCAGCAGAATTAACGGTACAAGCAGTAAAATAGGCCAGGCAGCCCGGAGCAGGTTGTAGACTATTTTTTTGGTCGGTTTTGCGTCCACCGGTGGTATATTCTTCAGTATCCGGTAGCTGACGGCGCCGCCCGCTATAATTGCCAGAGCGCTCACCGGGGCAAGAGTTTTTACCACGGTAAAAAGGGGGAGAGACAGGATTACGCTGGTGATGATAATTGCCGGGTAAATGGGCATCGAGAATTCCCAGATGTGCCGGAACCAGAAATTGATGAAGGTGCTTTGCTCGGGGTTAAGACCTACTCTTTTTACCAGGTCCCGTGAAGCCGTAGCCGAGACCAGCGCCCCGGCAGGCATGGGGACAAGCCCGATGACCGCCGGTATCAAATGTAGCGCGGCCTTAGGGCCGATGCTTTCCATCGTGGAAGCCAGGCGGGACAGCAAGCCTTTTTCTTCCATCAGGCTGCTTAGAGTCAGGGCACTGCCGATTATTACCAGTAGCCGTAGCGTCTCCCGGTCAAGCAGAGACTGCAGCATGTGAGCGGGTATTGAGTTTAGCGGTAAGACCAGCAGGGAAATAATGAGACTGCCCGCGAAAATGGCCAGCCCGGGATGAAT of the Dehalococcoidales bacterium genome contains:
- the ftsZ gene encoding cell division protein FtsZ, which translates into the protein MARASFVPNPAKIKVIGLGGGGCNAITRMVQEEIHGVEFIAMNTDAQAMALTEAPIRIQLGEKLTKGLGVGGDNQFGHKAAEESRDELKEAVAGADMVFVTAGMGGGTGTGAAPVVAEIAKQSGALTIAVVTKPFSFEGTHRCKVAEEGIAELLTKVDTLIIIPNDRLLDLCDHKTGVDNAFKMADDVLRHGVQAISEVITVPGVINLDFADVKAVMKDAGPAWMSIGRGSGQNRAVDAAKDALASPLLDVSAGGSKGVLFNIVGGTNLTLFEVNEAAEVIKAAVDPDANIIFGVGHDPSMDKDLKITLIATGFINKNGMAGLNKEKEIKEFLSGLRGSEDQLDVPSFLRRPMFDQRRQMVPSPAKQTKAPQQSPFL
- a CDS encoding DUF401 family protein, with the translated sequence MTMSSSLALLVSIAGILALLRLKIHPGLAIFAGSLIISLLVLPLNSIPAHMLQSLLDRETLRLLVIIGSALTLSSLMEEKGLLSRLASTMESIGPKAALHLIPAVIGLVPMPAGALVSATASRDLVKRVGLNPEQSTFINFWFRHIWEFSMPIYPAIIITSVILSLPLFTVVKTLAPVSALAIIAGGAVSYRILKNIPPVDAKPTKKIVYNLLRAAWPILLLVPLILLGMDAMLAFPLTLLLLAVQQRANWPELRKSLKYGADVKILFMLYAIMLYKATIESSGAASVLITDMQTIGLPAAVMLVALPLLIGLATGISMAFAGITLPLLIPYILTDSGLNTYALLTAYVSGMMGLLLSPLHLCFILSAAYFQANLARMYRYLLPLTMTMEAIVISIYLITA